In one window of Ovis aries strain OAR_USU_Benz2616 breed Rambouillet chromosome 3, ARS-UI_Ramb_v3.0, whole genome shotgun sequence DNA:
- the BCL11A gene encoding B-cell lymphoma/leukemia 11A isoform X14 encodes MSAEYAPQGICKDEPSSYTCTTCKQPFTSAWFLLQHAQNTHGLRIYLESEHGSPLTPRVGIPSGLGAECPSQPPLHGIHIADNNPFNLLRIPGSVSREASGLAEGRFPPTPPLFSPPPRHHLDPHRIERLGAEEMALATHHPSAFDRVLRLNPMAMEPPAMDFSRRLRELAGNTSSPPLSPGRPSPMQRLLQPFQPGSKPPFLATPPLPPLQSAPPPSQPPVKSKSCEFCGKTFKFQSNLVVHRRSHTGEKPYKCNLCDHACTQASKLKRHMKTHMHKSSPMTVKSDDGLSTASSPEPGTSDLVGSASSALKSVVAKFKSENDPNLIPENGDEEDEEDDEEEEEEEEEEEEELTESERVDYGFGLSLEAARHHENSSRGAVVGVGDEGRPLPDVMQGMVLSSMQHFSEAFHQVLGEKHKRGHLAEAEGHRDTCDEDSVAGESDRIDDGTVNGRGCSPGESASGGLSKKLLLGSPSSLSPFSKRIKLEKEFDLPPAAMPNTENVYSQWLAGYAASRQLKDPFLSFGDSRQSPFASSSEHSSENGSLRFSTPPGELDGGISGRSGTGSGGSTPHISGPGPGRPSSKEGRRSDTCEYCGKVFKNCSNLTVHRRSHTGERPYKCELCNYACAQSSKLTRHMKTHGQVGKDVYKCEICKMPFSVYSTLEKHMKKWHSDRVLNNDIKTE; translated from the exons ATGAGTGCAGAATATGCCCCGCAGGGTATTT GTAAAGATGAGCCCAGCAGCTACACATGTACAACTTGCAAACAGCCATTCACCAGTGCATGGTTTCTCTTGCAACACGCACAGAACACTCATGGATTAAGAATCTACTTAGAAAGCGAACACGGAAGTCCCCTGACCCCGCGGGTTGGTATCCCTTCAGGACTAGGTGCAGAATGTCCTTCCCAGCCACCTCTCCATGGGATTCATATTGCAGACAATAACCCCTTTAACCTGCTAAGAATACCAGGATCAGTATCCAGAGAGGCTTCCGGCCTGGCAGAAGGGCGCTTTCCACCCACTCCCCCCCTGTTTAGTCCACCACCGAGACATCACTTGGACCCCCACCGCATAGAGCGCCTGGGGGCGGAAGAGATGGCCCTGGCCACCCATCACCCGAGTGCCTTTGACAGGGTGCTGCGGTTGAATCCAATGGCTATGGAGCCTCCCGCCATGGATTTCTCTAGGAGACTTAGAGAGCTGGCAGGGAACACGTCTAGCCCACCGCTGTCCCCCGGCCGGCCCAGCCCTATGCAAAGGTTACTGCAACCATTCCAGCCAGGTAGCAAGCCGCCCTTCCTGGCGAcgccccccctccctcctctgcaatccgcccctcctccctcccagcccccggTCAAGTCCAAGTCGTGTGAGTTCTGCGGCAAGACGTTCAAATTTCAGAGCAACCTGGTGGTGCACCGGCGCAGccacacgggcgagaagccctACAAGTGCAACCTGTGCGACCACGCGTGCACGCAGGCCAGCAAGCTGAAGCGCCACATGAAGACGCACATGCACAAGTCGTCCCCCATGACGGTCAAGTCGGACGACGGCCTCTCCACCGCCAGCTCCCCGGAACCGGGCACCAGCGACCTGGTGGGCAGCGCCAGCAGCGCGCTCAAGTCCGTGGTGGCCAAGTTCAAGAGCGAGAACGACCCCAACCTGATCCCGGAGAACGGGGacgaggaggacgaggaggacgacgaggaagaggaggaagaggaggaagaggaggaggaggagctgacgGAGAGCGAGAGGGTGGACTACGGTTTCGGGCTGAGCCTGGAGGCAGCGCGCCACCATGAGAACAGCTCGCGGGGCGCGGTGGTGGGCGTGGGCGACGAGGGCCGCCCCCTGCCGGACGTCATGCAGGGCATGGTGCTCAGCTCCATGCAGCACTTCAGCGAGGCCTTCCACCAGGTCCTGGGCGAGAAGCATAAGCGCGGCCACCTGGCCGAGGCCGAGGGCCACAGGGACACTTGCGACGAAGACTCGGTGGCCGGCGAGTCGGACCGCATAGACGATGGCACTGTTAACGGCCGCGGCTGCTCCCCGGGTGAGTCGGCCTCGGGGGGTCTGTCCAAAAAGCTGCTGCTGGGCAGCCCCAGCTCGCTGAGCCCCTTCTCCAAGCGCATCAAGCTCGAGAAGGAGTTCGACCTGCCTCCCGCCGCGATGCCCAACACGGAGAACGTGTACTCGCAGTGGCTAGCCGGCTACGCAGCCTCCAGGCAGCTCAAAGATCCCTTCCTGAGCTTCGGAGACTCCAGACAATCGCCTTTCGCCTCCTCGTCGGAGCACTCCTCGGAGAACGGGAGCTTGCGCTTCTCCACGCCGCCCGGGGAGCTGGACGGAGGGATCTCGGGGCGCAGCGGCACGGGAAGTGGAGGGAGCACGCCCCATATTAGTGGTCCGGGCCCGGGCAGGCCCAGCTCAAAAGAGGGCAGACGCAGCGACACTTGTGAGTACTGTGGGAAAGTCTTCAAGAACTGTAGCAATCTCACTgtccacaggagaagccacacGGGCGAAAGGCCTTATAAATGCGAGCTGTGCAACTATGCCTGTGCCCAGAGTAGCAAGCTCACCAGGCACATGAAAACGCATGGCCAGGTGGGGAAGGACGTTTACAAATGTGAAATTTGTAAGATGCCTTTTAGCGTGTACAGTACTCTggagaaacacatgaaaaaatggcACAGTGATCGAGTGTTGAATAATGATATAAAAACTGAATAG